A genome region from Paracoccus stylophorae includes the following:
- a CDS encoding MgtC/SapB family protein → MTILTDAFADLFGSLQSMSFIAVLARLILALVLGAMIGWEREVKSRAAGLRTHMLIALAAAMFTIVAMELTHFPTDRPDTLRIDPLRLIEAVTAGVAFLAAGSIITSGGNVRGVTTGASMWLSGAIGLACGTGSGVLAAMGTALALIILWIIRMTIKPLAHRDSQPDRQDPAHQGNEARD, encoded by the coding sequence ATGACCATCCTGACCGACGCCTTCGCCGATCTTTTCGGTTCGCTGCAATCCATGTCGTTCATCGCCGTTCTGGCGCGGCTGATCCTGGCCCTGGTTCTCGGTGCGATGATCGGGTGGGAACGCGAGGTGAAATCGCGCGCCGCCGGGCTGCGCACCCACATGCTGATCGCGCTGGCGGCGGCGATGTTCACCATCGTTGCGATGGAGTTGACGCATTTCCCCACCGACCGCCCCGACACGCTGCGCATCGACCCGCTGCGCCTGATCGAGGCGGTGACGGCGGGCGTGGCCTTCCTCGCCGCAGGATCGATCATCACCAGCGGCGGAAATGTCCGCGGCGTCACCACCGGCGCCTCCATGTGGCTGTCGGGCGCGATCGGGCTGGCCTGCGGCACCGGCAGCGGCGTTCTGGCGGCGATGGGCACAGCCCTTGCGCTGATCATCCTGTGGATCATCCGCATGACGATCAAGCCCCTGGCCCATCGCGACAGCCAGCCGGACCGGCAGGATCCTGCGCACCAGGGTAACGAAGCGCGCGATTGA